The DNA segment GGCTACGCAAACACGATCGTCGACGACTTGCTCGAGACCCAGCGAACCACCGATGGCGACCAGCGCCAGCAGGCAGTCGGCGACCTGCTCGATGCCGTCGCAGCCGAACAACCGTTCGTCCCCATCTGTCGGCCGACTGATGTCAGGTTGGTCCGCACCGACCGGTTCGATGGCTGGCATGCCGACGCACTTTCGACACGGATTGGGTATCTCGACCTCGAGCCAGTCGATGACGCGAGCACGCTTCGGGGGACGGTGATCGACGCACGGGTGTCGAAAAACCTCAACCCGATTTCGGCCGAATACCGGGGGAAAGACCCGCTCGTCGATCTGCTATACGACTCGCTGGCAACCCGCGACCACGAGGGAACCCTCATTCCGTGGCTCGCGACCGACTGGGAGTGGGACGGTGACGCCCTCCTCGTCTCGCTTCGGCGCGGGCACACGTTCCACGACGGCGAACCCGTCACCGCCCACGACGTCGCCTTTACGTACCGATTCCTCGAGGATACGTCACTGGGCTCGAGCGACGTACTCGCTCCCACGCCTCGATACCGCGGGGCGATTGCCGCGGTCGATTCGGTTGACATCGAGAGCGATCACGAACTGCGGATTGGCGTCACCACGGGCGAAGCCGTCGCCCAGCGCGTACTGGCCGTCCCAATTTTGCCCCGGCATCGCTGGGAACCACGGGCCGAACAGGCGACCGTTCGGGGGGTTCGTATCGCACAGGGGACGACCGAGGCGCTGATCACGGACAACGTCCCGCCGGTCGGGAGCGGTCCGTTCGAGTTCCACGACAGAGCCGAGCGCGAACACCTCACACTCGAGCGATTTGGCGATCACTTCACCGCTCGAGATGACGTCTCGCTTCCCTCGGCCACGGTCGACCGACTGCGGGCCCAGATCGATCCGCGGAGTCCGTCTGCGATTTCGTTGCTCGAGACGGGCGATTCCGATATCACGATGTCGCCGCTCGAGGCGTACGTGTACGACGATCTCGAGGAGTCAGCGGAGAAACGGGTGTTGGAGACGCCCTCTGAGGGTTTCTATCACGTCGGTTTCAATACGCGATCTGCACCCTTCGCCAACCCGTACGTCAGACGGGCGGTGGCGCGTCTGATCGACGAGGCGTGGCTCGTCGAAACCGTGTTCGAGGGCTACGCCGAACCGCTTGCCACGCCAGTCGCAGACGAGTGGACACCGGACTCGCTCGTCTTCGAGGAGGCCGATCCAGTGGTACCGTTTTTCGGCGAGGACGGTGA comes from the Natronosalvus amylolyticus genome and includes:
- a CDS encoding ABC transporter substrate-binding protein, which encodes MVSEPTADEDTGASSSGRRAFLASAGVGLSVATAGCLREFRSAVNRTRLEQLSVSITTQPADGDRQAIQIARRLADNLEAVGIDVSVPLRSREEFLRDILINHDFDIYVGRHPGDTDPDFLYETLHSRYGEEAGWQNPFGYANTIVDDLLETQRTTDGDQRQQAVGDLLDAVAAEQPFVPICRPTDVRLVRTDRFDGWHADALSTRIGYLDLEPVDDASTLRGTVIDARVSKNLNPISAEYRGKDPLVDLLYDSLATRDHEGTLIPWLATDWEWDGDALLVSLRRGHTFHDGEPVTAHDVAFTYRFLEDTSLGSSDVLAPTPRYRGAIAAVDSVDIESDHELRIGVTTGEAVAQRVLAVPILPRHRWEPRAEQATVRGVRIAQGTTEALITDNVPPVGSGPFEFHDRAEREHLTLERFGDHFTARDDVSLPSATVDRLRAQIDPRSPSAISLLETGDSDITMSPLEAYVYDDLEESAEKRVLETPSEGFYHVGFNTRSAPFANPYVRRAVARLIDEAWLVETVFEGYAEPLATPVADEWTPDSLVFEEADPVVPFFGEDGDLDVSAARSAFEAAGYRYDGDKLVVRE